The Rhodocytophaga rosea genome has a segment encoding these proteins:
- a CDS encoding alpha/beta fold hydrolase, whose product MSYIKTASGVNLFYEDWGTGQPVVLIHGWPLSHEMWEAQLTELPQQGLRCIAYDRRGFGKSSKPWQGYDYNTLADDLKAVLEELDLNDVTLVGFSMGGGEVVRYLSKYGSARVSKAVLLGAVTPFLLKTADNPNGAPQEVFNGMIEKIREDRPAFLADFGKQFFGVSLLSHPVSQEMLDWCRVLALHASPRATIDCVRSFGMTDFRLDMPKVDVPTLIIHGSADQTVPIEASGNQSAKMIPGAKYIVYDGAPHGFYLTEKERLNQDLLAFIKAPASQPSTASAY is encoded by the coding sequence ATGAGTTACATTAAAACTGCATCCGGCGTAAATTTATTTTATGAAGATTGGGGAACTGGACAGCCAGTGGTTCTGATACATGGATGGCCTTTAAGCCACGAAATGTGGGAAGCCCAGCTGACCGAACTGCCTCAACAAGGCTTGCGCTGTATCGCTTATGACCGCCGTGGCTTCGGAAAATCTTCTAAACCCTGGCAAGGTTACGATTATAATACGTTGGCCGATGACTTAAAAGCCGTACTGGAAGAATTGGATTTGAATGATGTTACCTTAGTTGGCTTTTCGATGGGCGGTGGAGAAGTAGTTCGCTATTTGAGCAAATATGGCAGTGCCAGAGTTTCCAAAGCCGTATTGCTAGGGGCAGTTACTCCTTTCCTGCTCAAAACCGCTGACAATCCCAATGGAGCACCTCAGGAAGTATTTAATGGCATGATTGAAAAAATCAGGGAAGATCGTCCTGCTTTTCTGGCTGATTTTGGTAAACAATTCTTTGGGGTAAGTCTGCTGAGCCATCCGGTGAGCCAGGAAATGTTAGACTGGTGCAGAGTATTGGCTTTACATGCGTCTCCCAGAGCTACTATTGATTGTGTACGTTCTTTCGGCATGACTGATTTCCGCCTGGATATGCCTAAGGTAGATGTGCCTACGCTTATCATTCATGGCAGTGCCGACCAGACAGTTCCCATCGAAGCTTCTGGTAACCAATCTGCCAAAATGATTCCGGGTGCGAAATATATTGTATACGATGGTGCCCCTCACGGATTCTATCTCACAGAAAAAGAACGGCTGAATCAGGATTTACTGGCATTCATCAAAGCACCAGCTTCCCAGCCTTCAACCGCTTCTGCCTATTAA
- the galT gene encoding galactose-1-phosphate uridylyltransferase yields the protein MFEEKWEKRWHPLRQEWVVYAAHRNSRPWNTGASTLEKKVTPAYDSSCYLCPGNKRIHGGQNPDYTGIFIFDNDHPVVGSQAPEIDPSRQISGNSLYKRAKAEGIARVVCYDPRHNVSLAEVDTKQVTNVFIAWRSQMQEFYDNPAINHVLIFENKGELSGVSNPHPHCQIYATDFVFKHTEQHLQVAQQHQTDTSQNIFEQIIENEQQEGLRVVAENKGAIAFIPFFARYAYEMMIFPKKRHATLITMSDAELYDLAAVFQEVIWRYDALFEMSFPYVMSVQQAPVDGSLYPEYHLHLSILPPLRQPGLIKFLAGPEIGGGNFMADTMPEEKAAALRNVMLPGM from the coding sequence ATGTTTGAAGAAAAATGGGAAAAAAGATGGCATCCACTCCGTCAGGAATGGGTGGTATATGCCGCTCACCGGAATTCCCGCCCCTGGAACACTGGTGCTTCTACGCTTGAAAAAAAGGTAACTCCAGCCTATGATTCCTCTTGTTATTTATGTCCGGGAAACAAGCGCATTCATGGCGGACAGAATCCGGATTATACCGGAATTTTTATTTTCGACAACGATCATCCGGTAGTAGGCAGCCAAGCGCCTGAAATTGATCCATCCAGACAAATCAGTGGCAATAGTTTATATAAACGGGCAAAAGCAGAAGGTATCGCCAGAGTCGTTTGTTATGATCCGAGGCACAATGTAAGTCTGGCTGAGGTAGATACCAAACAAGTAACCAATGTATTTATAGCCTGGCGTTCGCAGATGCAGGAATTTTACGACAATCCGGCTATTAATCATGTGCTTATTTTCGAAAACAAAGGAGAATTAAGTGGTGTATCGAATCCGCATCCGCATTGCCAGATTTATGCCACTGACTTTGTATTTAAGCATACCGAACAGCATTTGCAGGTTGCCCAGCAGCACCAAACAGATACTAGCCAGAATATTTTTGAGCAGATCATCGAAAATGAACAGCAGGAAGGATTACGAGTTGTTGCTGAAAATAAGGGTGCTATTGCATTTATTCCATTTTTTGCCCGGTATGCTTACGAAATGATGATTTTTCCCAAAAAACGCCATGCCACACTCATTACAATGTCAGATGCAGAACTTTACGATCTGGCAGCTGTATTTCAGGAGGTGATCTGGCGGTATGATGCGCTGTTTGAAATGAGTTTTCCCTACGTCATGAGTGTGCAGCAAGCACCGGTAGACGGAAGTTTGTATCCGGAATATCACTTGCATTTATCTATTCTGCCTCCCTTGCGCCAGCCAGGATTGATTAAGTTTTTGGCAGGACCGGAAATTGGAGGGGGTAATTTTATGGCAGACACCATGCCGGAAGAAAAAGCCGCCGCCTTACGGAATGTGATGTTGCCCGGAATGTAA